A genomic window from Cutibacterium acnes includes:
- a CDS encoding MFS transporter, whose amino-acid sequence MFIGQLGWAAVGAACGTLLAALAAEVKPEDKVDLLALLTTTGAIAAVSCMILAGTLSDRTRSKLGPRNPWIIGGAIVGTLAFACIGLTRNPALLVVAHMVYQGGLNCMLGAFNAIPPDYVPNSVLGKVSAFGGAGYLLAQIIGAVIAGTLVTHPSQGFLMAAWIMLVSSIIVVILLPPHPLRNRSPRPPVTWRQFGAQMRPPSDGQFWWILVGRFLFVISLFMVMQFQLYIATDEMGMTRATAGRLIAMNSAVLAVTAVVLDVITGPWSDKIKRRKPFTMIAPLVAGVGVIPLFLVNEPWTLTIFAAIGGAAFGTYMAVDGALMVEVLPDRDDAARDLGFLNAANSLPIVFAPGIGATLVKTVGYPGLFTAAIILAILGSLCITRVRRVK is encoded by the coding sequence CCGCTGAGGTCAAGCCCGAAGACAAGGTCGACTTACTCGCCCTACTCACGACCACCGGCGCCATTGCTGCTGTTAGCTGCATGATCCTGGCCGGGACGCTGTCGGACCGCACTCGGTCCAAGCTCGGCCCGCGCAATCCCTGGATTATCGGAGGTGCCATCGTCGGCACTCTGGCCTTCGCCTGCATCGGCTTAACCCGTAACCCCGCCCTCCTCGTCGTCGCACACATGGTGTACCAGGGCGGGCTCAACTGCATGCTTGGCGCTTTCAACGCCATCCCACCGGACTACGTCCCCAACTCCGTTCTCGGTAAGGTCTCAGCATTCGGTGGCGCGGGCTATCTCCTCGCCCAGATCATCGGGGCAGTTATCGCCGGGACCTTGGTAACCCACCCATCGCAAGGGTTCCTCATGGCGGCATGGATAATGCTGGTATCGAGCATCATCGTGGTGATCCTGCTTCCACCCCACCCATTGCGCAATCGGTCACCCCGTCCACCAGTCACCTGGCGCCAGTTCGGTGCTCAGATGAGGCCGCCCTCTGACGGCCAGTTTTGGTGGATCCTGGTAGGCCGATTTCTCTTTGTCATCTCTTTGTTCATGGTGATGCAATTCCAGCTGTACATCGCCACCGATGAGATGGGCATGACACGAGCAACTGCCGGAAGACTCATCGCGATGAATTCCGCAGTCCTCGCCGTCACGGCAGTCGTCCTTGACGTCATCACGGGTCCGTGGTCCGACAAGATCAAGCGCCGCAAGCCCTTCACAATGATTGCCCCGCTCGTGGCCGGGGTTGGAGTCATTCCCCTCTTCCTTGTCAACGAGCCGTGGACGCTCACCATTTTCGCCGCGATAGGCGGGGCCGCGTTCGGCACCTATATGGCTGTCGACGGGGCTCTCATGGTCGAGGTACTGCCCGACCGCGACGATGCTGCCCGTGACCTAGGCTTCCTCAACGCCGCCAATTCTCTGCCGATCGTCTTCGCACCGGGCATTGGTGCGACCCTCGTAAAGACGGTGGGCTATCCCGGACTGTTCACTGCAGCGATCATCCTAGCCATCCTGGGGTCGTTGTGTATCACACGAGTGAGGAGGGTGAAGTGA
- a CDS encoding alpha/beta hydrolase, whose amino-acid sequence MKLDPRLAEILGRQPKEEQTLAEKRARQNDVAARLRGKITPAVPDSVILEDRTVPGRTHPIPVLIQRPKGLPNPAPVLVWAHGGAFVHGSPRTVLSRTASIAQRAGVCVVSVDYRLLPEHNYPENLHDVVDVVRWVAKTGLDKGFDTSRILVGGDSAGGNLAAATGIMCRDEGNPAILGQILEVPILDLSDTSEAMAEARRDAPDLAAALHHSHVRYLSHGASLDNPLTNPACLENAHGLPPTFLLNCEVDPLRDDSIAWQHKLQDAGVPVELTTVRGMAHGTQSFTLAFPQARDAEDKIITWLRDLIS is encoded by the coding sequence ATGAAACTGGATCCACGACTGGCAGAAATCCTGGGTCGTCAACCGAAGGAAGAACAAACGCTCGCCGAGAAGCGGGCGCGTCAGAATGACGTGGCCGCCCGCCTGCGGGGAAAAATAACGCCTGCGGTCCCTGATTCGGTGATTCTCGAGGACCGCACGGTCCCCGGACGGACTCACCCGATCCCGGTACTCATTCAGCGGCCGAAGGGGCTCCCAAACCCCGCTCCAGTACTGGTATGGGCCCACGGCGGGGCTTTTGTTCACGGTTCCCCACGCACCGTGCTCTCCCGCACAGCCAGCATCGCCCAGCGAGCGGGGGTATGTGTCGTCAGTGTCGATTACCGATTGCTGCCCGAGCACAACTACCCCGAGAACCTACATGATGTCGTTGACGTCGTGCGGTGGGTAGCCAAAACCGGACTTGACAAGGGGTTTGACACTTCACGCATCCTCGTAGGGGGCGATTCCGCGGGTGGAAACCTCGCCGCTGCGACGGGGATCATGTGCCGCGACGAGGGCAACCCCGCAATTCTTGGGCAAATCCTGGAGGTGCCGATTCTCGACCTTTCTGACACCTCCGAAGCAATGGCCGAGGCTCGTCGTGACGCCCCTGACCTAGCGGCCGCGCTGCACCACAGCCACGTGCGTTATCTGTCTCACGGAGCAAGTCTCGACAACCCGCTGACTAACCCTGCCTGCCTGGAGAACGCGCACGGCCTTCCGCCGACATTTTTGCTCAACTGTGAGGTGGATCCGCTGCGTGACGACTCGATCGCGTGGCAGCACAAGCTCCAGGACGCCGGGGTGCCGGTAGAACTGACAACAGTCCGTGGCATGGCTCATGGCACCCAAAGTTTCACCCTCGCCTTCCCCCAGGCCCGCGACGCCGAAGACAAAATCATCACCTGGCTGCGAGATCTCATCTCCTGA
- a CDS encoding OsmC family protein — protein MPSATKKVSLVRRSEGHYTATNARGGQIRFGAGKDAEFTPVELLLAAIGGCSSIDVDTVTSRRGEPTQFTVSVSGTKRSDEEGRASLGDVAVDFQLSFPDTEEGREAAGLVNRVVTMSRDKNCTVSRTVEAQTPVAFSIAGEPLD, from the coding sequence ATGCCGTCTGCCACTAAGAAGGTTTCCCTGGTCCGTCGTAGTGAAGGCCACTACACCGCCACCAATGCTCGTGGTGGGCAAATTCGGTTTGGGGCAGGGAAGGACGCCGAGTTCACCCCTGTGGAGCTGCTGCTAGCCGCTATCGGCGGGTGCTCATCCATTGATGTCGACACCGTGACAAGCCGTCGCGGCGAGCCTACCCAGTTCACCGTTTCCGTCTCGGGCACCAAACGCAGCGACGAGGAAGGACGGGCATCCCTGGGTGACGTCGCCGTCGACTTCCAGTTGAGCTTCCCCGACACTGAGGAAGGACGCGAGGCTGCCGGGCTGGTGAACCGGGTCGTCACGATGTCACGCGACAAAAACTGCACCGTCTCGCGCACCGTCGAGGCCCAGACTCCGGTGGCTTTCAGTATCGCCGGCGAGCCGTTGGACTGA
- the trxA gene encoding thioredoxin: protein MNNVIEVTDATFASEVLGASKPVLVDYWADWCAPCKQLSPIIEELAGTYGDRMVFAKVDTNANTRVAAEQGIMSLPTIQVWQGGQLVKSLQGGKTKKALVKIIEEFVA from the coding sequence ATGAACAACGTCATCGAGGTCACTGATGCGACCTTCGCTTCCGAGGTTCTCGGTGCCTCCAAGCCGGTCCTCGTCGACTACTGGGCCGACTGGTGTGCCCCATGCAAACAGCTCTCCCCGATCATCGAGGAGCTTGCTGGGACCTACGGCGACCGGATGGTCTTCGCTAAGGTCGACACCAACGCCAACACCCGGGTTGCCGCGGAGCAGGGGATCATGTCACTGCCCACCATCCAGGTCTGGCAGGGTGGCCAGCTCGTCAAGTCGCTGCAAGGCGGCAAGACGAAGAAGGCGCTGGTCAAAATCATCGAAGAGTTTGTCGCCTAA
- a CDS encoding glycerol-3-phosphate dehydrogenase — protein MLRIAVLGAGVMATALTFPAVENGNEVRFIGTHLDDDIIDSIQATRQHPVLELKVDERAKAYHFANAAEAIEGADVIMSGVNSFGVDWAGRQLAKLAKPGQIILCVTKGMQADEDGTLHILPEVLKKHMGNLADEAHWAAIVGPSNAGELAVHRDTRVVFCGEEQEVRDRLVAAYRTDYYHVWTSTDFVGHEVGACMKNIFAFGGGFAAGMLDKAGQTDAKYVMYDYTAALFGEGARELKQMVAFMGGDPEVATGLGGVGDMFVTTMGGRNVRARTYVGAGVPFSQIRNVKMKGITLEGVAAIGVVGEAIEKLTRRGVIAETDYPWCAPSTTSLLTMLPSICPGRSSSAEKSDVG, from the coding sequence ATGCTCAGGATTGCAGTGCTCGGTGCGGGTGTCATGGCCACCGCATTGACCTTCCCCGCTGTCGAAAACGGCAACGAAGTCCGCTTCATTGGCACCCACCTCGATGACGACATCATCGATTCCATTCAGGCCACCCGGCAGCACCCGGTTCTTGAACTTAAGGTTGACGAGCGCGCCAAGGCGTACCATTTTGCTAACGCCGCCGAGGCTATCGAGGGGGCTGACGTCATCATGAGTGGCGTCAACTCGTTCGGAGTCGACTGGGCGGGTAGACAGCTGGCCAAGCTAGCCAAACCCGGGCAGATCATCCTGTGCGTAACAAAGGGCATGCAGGCCGATGAGGACGGCACCCTTCACATCCTGCCCGAGGTATTGAAGAAGCACATGGGGAACCTTGCCGACGAGGCCCACTGGGCGGCCATTGTTGGACCGTCCAATGCCGGTGAACTGGCGGTGCATCGTGACACCCGCGTCGTATTCTGCGGCGAGGAGCAGGAGGTCCGCGACCGCTTGGTTGCGGCATACCGCACCGACTACTACCACGTCTGGACGTCTACCGACTTCGTCGGTCATGAGGTCGGCGCGTGCATGAAAAACATCTTTGCCTTTGGTGGGGGCTTCGCTGCTGGCATGCTGGACAAGGCCGGGCAGACCGACGCTAAGTACGTCATGTACGACTACACCGCGGCGCTGTTTGGCGAGGGTGCCCGCGAGCTCAAACAGATGGTTGCCTTCATGGGTGGTGACCCGGAGGTGGCGACCGGCTTGGGCGGTGTCGGCGATATGTTCGTTACCACGATGGGCGGACGCAATGTGCGTGCCAGAACCTACGTCGGTGCCGGAGTGCCGTTCTCGCAGATCCGTAATGTCAAGATGAAAGGCATCACCCTGGAGGGGGTCGCCGCCATCGGTGTGGTTGGTGAGGCGATCGAGAAGTTGACTCGGCGCGGAGTGATCGCTGAGACCGATTACCCATGGTGCGCGCCCTCTACGACATCGTTGCTCACGATGCTCCCCTCGATTTGCCCTGGGAGAAGTTCTTCGGCGGAGAAAAGTGACGTTGGGTGA
- a CDS encoding sugar-binding domain-containing protein: MVVASGAEKAEALGVALRGGLCTDLVVDASVAELALG, encoded by the coding sequence CTGGTCGTCGCATCCGGAGCCGAAAAAGCAGAGGCTCTGGGGGTAGCCCTGCGCGGTGGTTTGTGTACTGACCTGGTTGTCGATGCCAGCGTTGCGGAGCTCGCCCTTGGGTGA
- a CDS encoding sugar-binding domain-containing protein yields MVYSPGTVSADSILVTAGHVTTNGIDQLRSKGASADIMSHYVDAHGRVVDEELDARTISVDLDGVKVRDDGATVAPGLGAYWSSHPEPKKQRLWG; encoded by the coding sequence GTGGTGTATTCGCCAGGAACGGTGAGCGCCGACTCGATTTTGGTGACGGCTGGTCATGTGACAACCAACGGTATTGACCAGCTGCGAAGCAAAGGGGCTAGCGCAGACATCATGAGTCACTATGTTGACGCCCATGGCCGCGTTGTCGATGAAGAATTGGATGCTCGCACGATCTCGGTAGACCTGGACGGTGTGAAGGTCAGGGATGACGGGGCCACGGTCGCCCCTGGGCTCGGAGCGTACTGGTCGTCGCATCCGGAGCCGAAAAAGCAGAGGCTCTGGGGGTAG
- a CDS encoding sugar-binding domain-containing protein, translating to MSNRRRANQDKEMLHVAEMYYFEQMTHAAIAQRLSISRWTVGRILEEARRTGMVKITIDHPLARYHRFETELVDTFGLQSAVVVPVQANDELTMEFVTRMAAQRLSEWRPRPRVVAVSWGRTTAHVAQHLGSGWNPHLASPDRRGISRFRGDAALGRVRFASPGGCPKRGSRGVFARNGERRLDFGDGWSCDNQRY from the coding sequence ATGTCGAACCGACGCCGGGCAAATCAAGACAAGGAGATGCTCCACGTCGCGGAGATGTACTACTTCGAGCAGATGACCCATGCCGCCATCGCCCAGCGACTCTCAATAAGTCGTTGGACCGTCGGCAGGATCCTCGAGGAGGCTCGCCGTACGGGGATGGTCAAGATCACAATTGATCATCCCCTCGCCCGGTATCACCGGTTCGAAACCGAGTTAGTTGACACCTTCGGGTTGCAGTCGGCCGTCGTCGTGCCCGTTCAAGCCAATGACGAACTGACGATGGAGTTCGTCACTCGGATGGCAGCGCAGCGGTTATCCGAGTGGCGGCCACGACCGCGGGTGGTCGCGGTGAGCTGGGGTCGAACGACGGCCCATGTGGCCCAACACTTGGGGTCGGGTTGGAATCCTCACCTTGCAAGCCCCGACCGTCGTGGGATCAGCAGATTTCGGGGAGATGCTGCGTTAGGACGTGTCCGTTTCGCGTCCCCTGGAGGCTGCCCAAAACGCGGATCTCGTGGTGTATTCGCCAGGAACGGTGAGCGCCGACTCGATTTTGGTGACGGCTGGTCATGTGACAACCAACGGTATTGA
- the tkt gene encoding transketolase produces the protein MATELTWTDTDRLAVDTARVLAADAVEKTGNGHPGTAISLAPLGYLLYHKVMSIDPSDPNWLGRDRFIMSAGHSSLTQYTQLYLAGLGLELSDLESLRTWGSLTPGHPEYGLTKFVETTTGPLGAGVANAVGMAMAARRERGLLDPDAAPGTSLFDHYIYAIAGDGCMQEGIASEASSLAGTQELGNLIMFYDDNRITIEGDTAIAFSENVEARYEAYGWHVQHVDFTNGGTTYEENVEALMEAIDNAKTVTDKPSFIRLTTVIGWPIPKLAGLAQVHGAKIGAEGVSALKEKLGFEDKPFAIDLEMVQQVRAAFAERGKGLREVWDEKFAAWHDANPDGAALLERMLAHKLPDDLDIPTFEPGKMSTRKASGAVLSALGPQLPELWGGSADLAGSNNTTMKGADSFLPEDRCSEKDPGGPYGRTIHFGVREHAMGGILNGITLAGLTRCYGGTFFVFSDYMRPSVRLAALMKIPSIFVWTHDSIGVGEDGPTHQPVEHLASYRAIPGLDIVRPADANETAVAWRTIVEHTDRPAGLVLSRQDLPTIDRSKYASAGGVARGAYVVCEASAEPKVILIGTGSELSVALEAREKLEADGIATRVVSMPCQEWFDEQDEEYRESVLPSSVTARVSVEAGIAMGWAKYVGCKGASVSLEHFGASASGALLFEKFGFTADHVAEVAHTVFME, from the coding sequence GTGGCAACCGAACTGACGTGGACCGACACCGATAGGCTCGCTGTCGACACCGCTCGAGTGCTGGCGGCCGATGCCGTCGAGAAGACTGGTAACGGTCACCCCGGCACCGCTATTTCCCTAGCGCCGCTGGGCTACCTGCTTTACCACAAGGTCATGTCTATCGATCCGTCGGACCCGAATTGGCTCGGACGCGATCGCTTCATCATGTCGGCAGGACATTCCTCGCTGACCCAGTACACCCAGTTATACCTAGCAGGGCTGGGACTCGAGCTGTCCGACCTGGAGTCCCTGCGTACCTGGGGATCCCTGACCCCCGGCCACCCCGAATATGGCTTGACGAAGTTCGTCGAGACCACCACCGGCCCGCTCGGCGCCGGTGTTGCCAACGCCGTCGGCATGGCCATGGCAGCTCGTCGTGAACGCGGCCTGCTCGACCCGGACGCCGCTCCCGGTACGAGCCTCTTCGACCACTACATTTACGCCATTGCCGGTGACGGCTGTATGCAGGAAGGCATTGCATCTGAGGCTTCGTCTCTGGCGGGGACCCAGGAGCTGGGCAACCTCATCATGTTCTACGACGACAACCGGATCACCATCGAAGGTGATACCGCCATCGCCTTCTCTGAGAACGTCGAGGCCCGCTATGAGGCCTACGGTTGGCATGTCCAGCACGTCGATTTCACCAACGGCGGAACGACCTACGAGGAGAATGTCGAAGCCCTCATGGAGGCCATCGACAACGCCAAGACTGTTACCGACAAGCCGTCTTTCATCCGTCTCACCACCGTCATTGGTTGGCCGATTCCGAAGCTCGCCGGTCTGGCCCAGGTACACGGTGCGAAGATTGGCGCTGAGGGGGTCAGTGCCCTCAAGGAGAAGCTTGGCTTTGAAGACAAGCCGTTTGCCATCGACCTTGAGATGGTGCAACAGGTCCGCGCTGCTTTCGCTGAGCGCGGCAAGGGTCTGCGCGAGGTCTGGGACGAGAAGTTCGCCGCCTGGCATGACGCCAACCCAGACGGCGCTGCCCTGCTCGAGCGGATGCTCGCCCACAAGCTGCCTGACGACCTCGACATTCCCACTTTTGAGCCGGGCAAGATGAGCACCCGTAAGGCTTCGGGAGCGGTCCTGAGCGCTCTGGGTCCGCAGCTTCCCGAGCTGTGGGGCGGATCGGCCGACCTCGCCGGGTCGAACAACACGACCATGAAGGGGGCCGACTCCTTCCTGCCTGAAGATCGCTGCTCCGAGAAAGATCCAGGTGGTCCTTACGGGCGTACTATCCACTTCGGTGTTCGCGAGCACGCCATGGGTGGCATCCTCAACGGCATCACCTTGGCGGGCCTGACCCGCTGCTACGGCGGAACCTTCTTTGTCTTCTCCGATTACATGCGTCCGTCGGTGCGTCTTGCGGCCCTCATGAAGATCCCGTCGATCTTCGTGTGGACCCACGATTCTATCGGCGTTGGTGAAGATGGACCCACCCACCAGCCAGTCGAGCACCTAGCCTCCTACCGAGCCATCCCGGGACTCGACATCGTCCGTCCCGCCGACGCCAACGAGACCGCCGTGGCATGGCGCACCATCGTGGAGCACACCGACCGTCCCGCCGGCCTAGTGCTGTCGCGTCAGGACCTGCCGACGATTGACCGCAGCAAATACGCCTCTGCCGGAGGCGTCGCCAGGGGTGCCTACGTGGTTTGCGAGGCTAGCGCCGAGCCCAAAGTCATCCTCATCGGTACTGGGTCCGAGCTGTCGGTGGCCCTCGAAGCACGCGAGAAGCTTGAGGCCGACGGGATCGCGACCCGCGTCGTCTCGATGCCGTGCCAAGAGTGGTTCGACGAGCAGGACGAGGAGTACCGCGAGTCGGTGCTACCCAGCTCAGTGACTGCCCGAGTGAGCGTCGAGGCCGGCATCGCCATGGGCTGGGCAAAGTATGTCGGCTGCAAGGGCGCCTCGGTGTCCCTCGAGCACTTCGGCGCCTCGGCCTCTGGGGCGCTGCTGTTCGAGAAGTTCGGATTCACCGCTGACCACGTCGCGGAGGTCGCTCACACCGTGTTCATGGAGTGA
- a CDS encoding ribulokinase has product MNNNYVVGLDFGTLSGRAVVVRANDGAEMGAAVHEYPHGVMDRTLSAADGRKLPPDFALQDPVDYLETLETIVRGAVKDAGVDPDHIVGIGLDVTSATVVAATKDGTPLCQLPEFRNEPHAWVKLWKHHGAQDQADRIVKLAQVRREPWLTRYGGILSSEMLMPKVLETLERAPQVYRATDVFCNVLDWLTWRLTGVLAFSTGDSGYKRMYQDGKYPSRDYLMNLNPEFADVFAEKMNAPVLPLGARVGGLTPEFSERLGLPVGTTVASGNIDAHVTAAAVQAVENGQMTAIMGTSACYVVPGPQLKEVPGMFGVVDGGIVDGSWGFEAGQTAVGDIFAWFIDNCVPGSYFDEADHRGIGVYDLLTEKCARQEVGAHGLIALDWHNGNRSVLADANLSGMILGQTLTTTPEDQYRALLESTAFGARTIIESFRDSGVEINELVVAGGLTKNTFLMQLFCDICRVPLSVGTIKQPGAHGSAVFAAVAADLYPDVKAASAAMGAKKAGVYQIDEQRAEQYDALYVEYARLHDYFGRGGNQVMHRLKEIRRQAHLRARESTETSNGGNGAHL; this is encoded by the coding sequence ATGAACAATAACTATGTGGTGGGACTGGATTTCGGCACGCTGTCCGGACGCGCTGTCGTCGTACGGGCCAACGATGGCGCCGAGATGGGGGCCGCCGTCCATGAGTATCCCCATGGGGTCATGGACCGCACCTTGAGCGCTGCCGACGGCCGTAAACTTCCGCCGGACTTCGCCCTCCAGGATCCTGTCGATTATCTGGAGACCCTCGAGACGATCGTCCGCGGGGCCGTGAAGGACGCCGGGGTTGATCCCGACCACATCGTCGGTATCGGGTTAGACGTCACCTCTGCCACCGTCGTCGCTGCGACGAAGGACGGCACTCCACTGTGTCAACTACCCGAGTTCCGAAACGAGCCTCACGCCTGGGTCAAGCTCTGGAAGCACCACGGTGCTCAGGACCAGGCTGACCGCATCGTCAAGTTGGCCCAGGTGCGTCGGGAACCGTGGCTGACACGGTATGGAGGAATCCTGTCCTCCGAGATGCTCATGCCCAAGGTATTGGAGACCCTGGAACGAGCCCCGCAGGTGTACCGGGCTACCGATGTGTTCTGCAACGTATTGGATTGGCTGACGTGGAGGCTGACCGGGGTGCTGGCGTTCTCGACGGGCGATTCGGGGTACAAACGTATGTACCAGGACGGGAAGTATCCGTCCCGCGACTACTTGATGAACCTCAACCCAGAGTTCGCCGACGTTTTCGCCGAGAAGATGAACGCCCCGGTACTTCCCCTGGGAGCCCGGGTTGGTGGCCTGACGCCGGAGTTCTCCGAGCGTCTGGGATTACCAGTCGGCACCACGGTGGCCAGCGGCAACATTGACGCCCACGTCACTGCGGCCGCCGTGCAAGCAGTGGAGAACGGCCAGATGACTGCGATCATGGGTACTTCGGCGTGCTACGTCGTTCCCGGGCCCCAGCTCAAGGAAGTCCCCGGAATGTTTGGCGTCGTCGACGGTGGGATCGTCGATGGTTCGTGGGGATTCGAGGCTGGGCAGACGGCGGTGGGCGACATCTTCGCCTGGTTTATCGACAACTGCGTCCCGGGCTCGTATTTCGACGAGGCTGACCACAGGGGCATCGGTGTCTATGACCTGCTTACCGAAAAATGTGCGAGGCAGGAGGTCGGTGCCCATGGTCTCATTGCCCTGGACTGGCACAACGGCAACCGGTCGGTGCTCGCGGATGCCAACTTGTCGGGAATGATCTTGGGTCAGACTCTCACGACTACCCCCGAGGACCAGTACCGGGCCCTGCTGGAGTCGACAGCTTTCGGGGCGCGCACCATCATCGAGTCGTTCCGGGATTCCGGGGTTGAGATCAACGAGTTGGTGGTGGCCGGCGGACTGACGAAGAACACATTCCTTATGCAGTTGTTCTGCGATATCTGCCGAGTTCCTCTGAGCGTTGGGACTATCAAACAGCCAGGCGCGCACGGATCTGCGGTGTTCGCGGCCGTCGCCGCCGATCTGTACCCCGACGTTAAGGCTGCCTCTGCTGCGATGGGGGCGAAGAAGGCGGGGGTCTACCAGATCGACGAGCAACGCGCCGAGCAGTACGACGCCCTGTACGTCGAGTACGCTCGGCTCCACGATTACTTCGGCCGCGGTGGCAACCAAGTGATGCACCGTCTTAAGGAGATTCGACGTCAGGCCCATTTGCGGGCGCGGGAATCGACGGAAACGTCGAATGGCGGCAACGGTGCACATTTGTGA
- a CDS encoding sn-glycerol-1-phosphate dehydrogenase, giving the protein MSELIDKALADCGDTDVVVMGRNVLEETGRVFKELFGDAKVIIIADENTWAVAGEQTKASLEGAGVETVEPMIFPGRPAVYACYANVEKIRDHMRDLDGVIACSIGSGTLNDITKRASDELGRRYMNVCTAASMDGYAAFGASITENGFKHTMSCRAPQALIADLPTMAGAPQRCTATGLGDLIEKVPAGADWIVADELGIEPIDDEVWDLVQGPLTSAISDPEGLANGKPEAFDGLIEGLVMSGLAMQKYRISSRPASGAGHQFSHLWEMEHVGMDQDPPLTHGFKVGLGTISVLALWERTLNHDFSTLDVDAAVAKWPSAEEMEAKVRANFTGDMLEPAVRQTMDKYLDADALRERLELVKSTWPTVRERCRSQVMPAAKVEEIIKTVGGIYHPAQIGLTRERFHDTYYRCQMIRSRYTLLDLLVETGTIGDLVESLFEPDGFWGRRPWPQD; this is encoded by the coding sequence ATGTCCGAATTGATTGACAAAGCGTTGGCCGATTGCGGCGACACGGACGTCGTGGTCATGGGCCGCAACGTGCTCGAGGAAACCGGGCGCGTCTTCAAGGAACTCTTCGGTGATGCGAAGGTCATCATTATCGCCGACGAGAACACCTGGGCCGTCGCTGGTGAACAGACCAAGGCATCCCTCGAGGGCGCCGGAGTCGAGACTGTCGAACCGATGATCTTCCCGGGGCGTCCAGCCGTTTACGCCTGCTACGCGAACGTTGAGAAGATCCGTGATCACATGCGCGACCTTGACGGGGTGATCGCTTGCTCAATCGGCTCGGGCACCCTCAACGACATCACCAAACGAGCCAGCGACGAACTGGGTCGGCGCTACATGAACGTATGTACCGCCGCCTCAATGGACGGCTACGCCGCCTTCGGTGCCTCGATTACCGAAAACGGTTTCAAGCACACCATGAGCTGCCGCGCCCCGCAAGCCCTCATCGCCGACCTGCCGACGATGGCCGGGGCTCCGCAACGCTGCACCGCTACCGGCCTGGGCGATCTCATTGAAAAGGTCCCGGCCGGTGCCGATTGGATCGTCGCCGACGAACTGGGCATCGAGCCGATCGACGACGAGGTGTGGGATCTCGTCCAGGGCCCGCTCACCAGTGCCATCAGCGATCCAGAGGGGCTGGCCAACGGTAAACCGGAGGCATTTGATGGCCTCATCGAAGGCCTCGTGATGTCCGGTCTAGCGATGCAGAAGTACCGCATCTCGTCGCGCCCGGCCTCGGGCGCCGGTCACCAATTCTCCCACCTGTGGGAGATGGAGCATGTCGGTATGGACCAAGACCCGCCACTGACCCACGGGTTCAAGGTGGGACTCGGCACGATCTCAGTGCTCGCTCTGTGGGAGAGAACGCTCAACCACGATTTCAGCACCCTCGACGTCGACGCCGCTGTCGCCAAGTGGCCGTCGGCCGAGGAAATGGAGGCCAAGGTTCGCGCCAACTTCACGGGCGACATGCTCGAGCCTGCTGTCAGGCAGACCATGGACAAGTACCTCGACGCCGATGCGCTGCGAGAGCGTCTGGAACTCGTCAAGTCAACGTGGCCGACCGTCCGAGAACGCTGCCGCTCCCAGGTCATGCCGGCTGCCAAGGTCGAGGAGATCATCAAGACTGTTGGTGGCATTTACCACCCGGCGCAGATCGGCCTGACTCGGGAGCGCTTCCACGACACCTACTACCGGTGCCAGATGATTCGGTCGCGCTACACCCTTCTTGACCTGCTCGTCGAGACCGGAACCATCGGCGATCTCGTCGAGTCGCTGTTTGAGCCTGACGGATTCTGGGGCCGGCGCCCCTGGCCGCAGGACTGA